Proteins encoded by one window of Clostridium cagae:
- a CDS encoding GNAT family N-acetyltransferase, whose protein sequence is MLKIRNYKKNDEKEIMSLFKKSFNRDMHYTEWKWNYDDNICNDKFIKIMWDDDILAGHYAVLPSKMNIYDKTYTSGLSMTTMTSPEYKKQGIFVKLANALYEENYNELPVIYGFPNNNSLHGFIKHLGWNHILDIEMYSCYTFKSELKYLDKNIKSTEMLDDRVNVLFEKFSKAFKEYKIMIKRDKEYLHWRYDLNPYNKYYYLVYEKDKEYLGYCIYKIFEEGGKKVCDLVDIIAVNNGIYEKLLKSLIDLMACNKIRKINSWFINKDKLDIGKNLGFNRTNLITHLGFKLNCDFIKLDDMDIDKWYITMGDSDVF, encoded by the coding sequence TTGTTAAAAATAAGAAATTATAAGAAAAATGATGAAAAAGAGATCATGAGTTTATTTAAAAAGTCATTTAATCGAGATATGCATTATACAGAATGGAAATGGAATTATGATGATAATATATGCAATGATAAATTTATAAAAATTATGTGGGATGATGATATTTTAGCAGGTCACTATGCCGTATTGCCAAGTAAAATGAATATTTATGATAAAACTTATACATCAGGTTTATCTATGACAACCATGACGTCTCCAGAGTATAAAAAGCAAGGTATTTTTGTTAAATTAGCAAATGCACTTTATGAAGAAAATTATAATGAGTTACCAGTTATATATGGTTTTCCTAACAACAATTCTTTACATGGCTTTATAAAGCATTTAGGATGGAATCACATTTTAGATATAGAAATGTATAGTTGCTATACTTTTAAGTCAGAACTAAAATATTTGGATAAAAATATAAAGAGTACTGAAATGTTAGATGATAGAGTGAACGTTTTGTTTGAGAAGTTCTCAAAGGCGTTTAAAGAGTATAAGATAATGATTAAAAGAGACAAAGAATACCTTCATTGGAGATATGATTTAAATCCTTATAATAAGTATTACTACTTAGTTTACGAAAAAGACAAAGAATATTTAGGTTATTGTATTTATAAGATATTTGAAGAAGGAGGTAAAAAAGTTTGCGATTTAGTTGATATAATTGCAGTAAACAATGGAATTTATGAAAAACTTTTAAAAAGTTTAATTGATTTAATGGCTTGCAACAAGATTAGAAAAATAAATTCATGGTTTATAAATAAAGATAAATTAGATATTGGTAAAAATTTAGGATTTAATAGAACTAATTTAATTACTCATTTGGGATTTAAGTTAAATTGTGATTTTATAAAATTAGATGATATGGATATTGATAAATGGTATATAACTATGGGTGATTCTGATGTGTTTTAG
- a CDS encoding DMT family transporter: protein MFYILMSILTGVIIVICRILNTKLSEEIGLIESSYFNYFTAAITSILLFFIMREKFVFTSLSTVPFYAYLGGFLGVAIVVLNSVVTPKMSAFYVTLLIFVAQLFTGVALDWLISRQFPLSKIIGGLIVVAGLAYNLHIDFNDSKVTDNETN, encoded by the coding sequence ATGTTTTATATATTAATGTCCATATTAACCGGTGTTATTATAGTAATCTGTAGAATCTTAAATACAAAACTTTCTGAAGAAATAGGTCTTATAGAATCAAGTTATTTTAATTATTTTACTGCAGCAATAACTTCAATATTATTATTTTTTATTATGAGAGAGAAATTTGTTTTTACATCATTAAGTACTGTTCCATTCTATGCTTATTTAGGGGGGTTTTTAGGTGTCGCTATTGTTGTACTTAACAGTGTAGTAACGCCAAAAATGTCAGCCTTTTATGTTACATTACTTATATTTGTGGCTCAACTTTTTACAGGAGTAGCATTAGATTGGCTAATTTCTAGACAATTCCCTCTTAGCAAAATAATAGGTGGATTAATCGTCGTTGCAGGATTAGCTTATAATTTGCATATAGATTTTAATGATAGTAAAGTAACTGATAATGAAACAAATTAA
- a CDS encoding cyclic nucleotide-binding domain-containing protein, protein MIKVNDFKKIHEYIEKYKINDMFSIDMREYMSLYMFARNEYICKEEEVLNKMFFVVDGKAKVYKNLENGKSLLLSFYNPFTVVGDIEFLDNNSADCNVQVIKDTYCIVIEFSIIKDKLMDDCKFLRNRCKYLGEKLRCNSKNSSINLLYPLENRLASYILAFVNGDSNLCFTFEGGYNETAELLGTSYRHLNRTLNKFCSEGIIKKDDKSYVVNDINKLKYLSGDLYR, encoded by the coding sequence TTGATTAAAGTAAACGATTTTAAAAAAATCCACGAATATATAGAAAAATACAAGATAAATGATATGTTTAGTATAGATATGAGAGAGTATATGTCTTTATATATGTTTGCTAGGAATGAGTATATATGTAAAGAGGAAGAAGTCTTAAATAAAATGTTTTTTGTGGTTGATGGTAAAGCTAAGGTATATAAAAATTTAGAAAATGGGAAATCGTTACTATTATCATTTTATAATCCATTTACTGTAGTTGGAGATATTGAATTTTTAGATAACAATAGTGCGGATTGCAATGTTCAAGTTATAAAAGATACATATTGCATTGTTATTGAATTTTCAATAATTAAAGATAAATTAATGGATGACTGTAAATTTTTAAGAAATAGATGTAAATACTTAGGGGAAAAATTAAGGTGTAATAGTAAGAATAGCTCAATAAATTTACTTTATCCCCTTGAAAATAGATTGGCAAGCTATATTTTAGCATTTGTAAATGGTGATAGTAATTTATGCTTTACATTTGAAGGTGGGTACAATGAAACAGCAGAATTATTAGGTACTAGTTATAGACATTTAAATAGAACACTAAATAAATTTTGCAGTGAAGGAATTATAAAAAAGGATGATAAATCATATGTAGTAAATGATATTAATAAACTTAAATATTTATCAGGTGATTTATATAGATAA
- a CDS encoding PIG-L deacetylase family protein has product MKCKNVLVISVHPDDETIGCGGTILKHKDNGDKINWLILTSAETRYGYSYQQVMDEKKQVEDIAKAYGFNKVYNLKFGPAKINYDVFSKLINKISEVMYKIKPEIVYMINRSDVHTDHQIGAKAILSCTKSFRYPFIKRVLMYECLSETEIAPQFQENIFVPNVFSDITKYIEKKLDILKLYKTELQDIPQPRNEESVVALARYRGCTACTKYAEAFMLVRDIF; this is encoded by the coding sequence ATGAAATGTAAAAATGTATTAGTTATATCAGTACATCCAGATGATGAAACAATAGGCTGTGGAGGAACAATTCTTAAGCATAAAGATAATGGAGATAAGATTAATTGGCTTATATTAACAAGTGCTGAAACTAGATATGGTTATTCATATCAGCAGGTTATGGATGAAAAAAAACAAGTTGAAGATATAGCCAAAGCTTATGGATTCAATAAAGTGTACAATTTAAAGTTTGGACCAGCAAAGATAAATTATGATGTGTTTTCAAAATTAATAAATAAGATAAGTGAAGTTATGTACAAGATTAAGCCAGAAATTGTTTATATGATTAATAGAAGTGATGTCCATACAGACCATCAAATAGGGGCTAAAGCTATATTAAGTTGCACTAAGAGTTTTAGGTATCCTTTTATTAAAAGGGTTCTTATGTATGAATGTTTATCTGAAACAGAAATTGCACCACAGTTTCAAGAAAATATTTTTGTCCCCAATGTATTCTCTGATATTACAAAATATATTGAAAAGAAGTTAGATATATTAAAGTTATATAAAACAGAATTGCAGGATATACCTCAGCCAAGAAATGAAGAAAGTGTTGTGGCATTAGCGAGATATAGAGGATGTACAGCATGTACAAAATATGCTGAAGCATTTATGTTGGTTAGAGATATTTTTTAA
- a CDS encoding phage holin family protein, producing MEHKRKTSNSNSALNWLARLALVAIILGITSFLTPGFTINGLWSFLLAAIVITVSDYVVEMFMGIDASPIGKGVKGFIIAALIIYLAQFIVPNMRVSMIGALLAAIVIGILDAIFPGRVM from the coding sequence ATGGAACATAAAAGAAAAACTTCAAATAGTAATAGTGCTTTGAATTGGCTAGCAAGATTAGCATTAGTTGCAATTATTTTAGGAATAACATCATTTTTAACCCCAGGATTTACTATTAATGGTTTATGGTCATTTTTATTAGCTGCAATTGTAATAACTGTATCAGATTATGTAGTAGAAATGTTTATGGGAATTGATGCATCACCTATTGGAAAAGGTGTAAAGGGATTTATAATTGCTGCATTGATAATATATTTAGCACAATTCATAGTTCCTAACATGAGAGTATCTATGATTGGTGCATTATTAGCAGCTATAGTTATTGGAATTTTAGATGCAATATTTCCAGGAAGAGTAATGTAG
- a CDS encoding GNAT family N-acetyltransferase has translation MKLIFKRCDEEDFEDFFILRSDDENMYWTGHDEKPNKTNLKEWYLTQLKRTDRLLFITRSDESDEPVGYLYLDIVGKNNNIIETGHGVNSKYTGKGLGTEIIKFAIDYSRSELPFIDEVDGWILEDNIGSIKNVLKNGYAETDERKEIYLKNLNIYKIMKKYVYKIKRN, from the coding sequence ATGAAACTTATCTTTAAAAGATGTGATGAAGAAGATTTTGAAGATTTCTTTATTTTAAGAAGCGATGATGAAAATATGTATTGGACAGGGCATGATGAAAAACCTAATAAAACTAATCTTAAAGAATGGTATTTAACTCAACTAAAAAGGACTGATAGACTGTTATTTATAACTCGAAGTGATGAATCCGATGAACCTGTTGGATATCTATATTTAGATATAGTTGGCAAGAATAATAATATTATAGAAACTGGTCATGGAGTAAATTCAAAATATACGGGTAAGGGACTAGGTACTGAAATAATAAAATTTGCTATAGATTACAGTAGAAGTGAATTACCCTTTATTGATGAAGTAGATGGATGGATATTAGAAGATAATATCGGTTCTATAAAAAATGTATTAAAAAATGGTTACGCTGAAACTGATGAAAGAAAAGAAATTTACTTAAAAAACTTAAATATCTATAAAATTATGAAAAAATATGTATATAAAATAAAAAGAAATTAG
- a CDS encoding motility associated factor glycosyltransferase family protein has translation MKKAKSLDGYYLYEIQKDDVEYYLANDIDYKKDIKNLIDNLDDLKFDSLIIIFGLDTGEYLKELGDTVCSNNKVIIFEPNEDIFNKNKDTVLSKNMSIVLFDEETIAPIIASIIGGDNFDNLYVHAFGNYEKVYKDEYKKLIEIIDAKYYSVSGNITLAYRCKESFMRNSLQNLKVIKESSPLNSYIECNKNVPAIIVSAGPSLDKNIKDMVKNKYRLEKCFVIASNRTFTTLIKNGIKPDLVVSIDPSDAMYEMMKESLNEDAPLLYYEYSNRYLVNEYKGEKIYISNIFSRIIEEMHKFGGLSQGGSVAHTCLAMAALLGCNPIILVGQDLAYTYNKHHSDKATFNSVDKVINSNWANEIVDDVYGKKVRTTTTLKVFKNSMEHHIKQYKDLKGVEFINASYGADIEGAPHKELNNVLNEDIFKGKKNKLKPDKCIELEPDKIINSIIDFVDEYIEKADKCIDICTVLANIKEDKSLVDTDLEDDDFQKFLFILDIVQSFESSLESFYLGGYFNKFLYAIKRESFLMLAKDYDRLTSNMKYQSKAFLNYFTKMKEMLLETKKIIDEEVSKLK, from the coding sequence ATGAAAAAAGCTAAATCTTTAGATGGATATTATTTATATGAAATTCAAAAAGATGATGTTGAATATTATTTAGCAAATGATATAGATTATAAAAAAGATATTAAAAATCTAATTGATAATTTAGATGATCTGAAGTTTGATTCATTGATAATAATTTTTGGTCTTGATACTGGAGAGTATTTAAAAGAACTCGGGGATACAGTATGTAGTAATAATAAAGTAATTATATTTGAACCTAATGAAGATATTTTTAATAAAAATAAAGATACTGTTTTAAGCAAAAATATGAGCATAGTTTTGTTTGATGAAGAAACAATAGCACCTATAATTGCATCTATAATAGGTGGAGATAACTTTGACAATTTATATGTTCATGCTTTTGGAAATTATGAAAAAGTATACAAAGATGAATATAAAAAATTAATAGAAATTATAGATGCTAAGTATTATTCTGTAAGTGGAAATATAACTCTAGCTTATAGATGCAAAGAATCTTTTATGAGAAATTCACTTCAAAATCTTAAGGTTATTAAAGAATCTAGTCCTTTAAATTCGTACATTGAATGTAATAAAAATGTTCCAGCAATAATAGTGTCAGCAGGACCATCTTTAGATAAAAATATAAAAGATATGGTTAAAAATAAATATAGATTAGAAAAATGTTTTGTAATTGCAAGTAATAGAACATTTACAACACTTATAAAAAATGGTATAAAACCAGATTTAGTAGTATCTATAGATCCATCAGATGCAATGTACGAAATGATGAAGGAAAGTCTTAATGAAGATGCTCCACTTTTATATTATGAATATAGCAATAGATATTTAGTAAATGAATATAAAGGTGAAAAAATATATATATCAAATATTTTTTCAAGAATAATTGAGGAAATGCATAAATTTGGTGGCTTATCTCAAGGCGGATCAGTTGCACACACATGTTTAGCAATGGCTGCTTTATTGGGTTGTAATCCAATAATATTAGTTGGACAAGACTTAGCTTACACATATAATAAACATCATTCAGATAAAGCTACTTTTAATAGTGTAGATAAGGTTATAAATAGTAATTGGGCTAATGAAATCGTAGATGATGTTTATGGGAAAAAAGTTAGAACAACAACAACATTAAAGGTATTTAAAAATAGTATGGAGCATCATATTAAGCAATATAAAGATTTAAAAGGAGTAGAATTTATAAATGCATCATACGGTGCTGATATAGAAGGTGCGCCTCATAAAGAATTAAATAATGTATTAAATGAAGATATTTTTAAAGGTAAAAAAAATAAGTTAAAACCAGATAAATGTATTGAGTTAGAGCCTGACAAAATAATTAATTCTATAATTGATTTTGTTGATGAATATATAGAAAAAGCAGATAAGTGTATAGATATATGTACTGTGTTAGCTAATATTAAAGAAGATAAATCACTTGTAGACACTGATTTAGAAGACGATGATTTTCAAAAGTTTTTATTTATATTAGACATAGTACAAAGTTTTGAATCTTCTTTAGAAAGTTTTTATTTAGGAGGATATTTTAACAAGTTTTTATATGCTATAAAGAGAGAGAGTTTCTTAATGTTGGCGAAAGATTATGATAGATTAACTTCAAATATGAAATATCAAAGTAAAGCATTTCTAAATTATTTTACAAAGATGAAAGAAATGCTTTTAGAAACTAAAAAAATAATAGATGAAGAAGTTTCAAAATTGAAATAA
- the neuB gene encoding N-acetylneuraminate synthase has product MGVFIIAEAGVNHNGDINLAKKLVDIAKACGADAVKFQTFKAEESTGSFAEKAKYQKENDKTEESQLEMIKKLELPFEKFKEIKEYCDKKGIIFLSTPDGIESLNYLVSLNVEFLKVGSSEVTNINFLRAIGNTRKPIILSTGMSTLGEVEKAIDTIYSTGNKNIRLMHCTSDYPTKVEDVNLKAMVTLREAFKIGVGLSDHTLGFESAVAATTLGAEFIEKHITLDKKMQGPDHKASMTSEEFKEYITHVRNTERLLGDGIKKPTNKEKIIMNDARRSILASRNLKKGTIIEKDMIVYKRPGYGIKPELSYILIGRELKRDLLKDEVIRWEDV; this is encoded by the coding sequence ATGGGGGTATTTATAATAGCGGAGGCTGGAGTAAATCATAATGGAGATATTAATTTAGCAAAGAAATTAGTAGATATAGCAAAGGCATGTGGGGCAGATGCTGTAAAATTTCAAACATTTAAAGCAGAAGAAAGCACAGGTTCTTTTGCAGAAAAGGCAAAATATCAAAAGGAAAATGATAAAACAGAAGAATCACAACTAGAAATGATAAAAAAATTAGAATTGCCTTTTGAAAAGTTTAAGGAAATAAAAGAATACTGTGATAAAAAAGGAATTATATTTTTATCTACACCAGATGGAATAGAAAGTTTAAATTATTTAGTAAGCCTTAATGTTGAGTTCTTAAAGGTAGGATCAAGTGAGGTAACTAATATAAATTTTTTAAGAGCAATAGGAAATACAAGAAAACCTATAATTTTATCTACAGGAATGAGTACTTTAGGTGAAGTTGAAAAAGCAATAGATACTATTTATTCTACAGGAAATAAAAATATAAGGTTAATGCACTGTACTTCAGATTATCCAACTAAAGTAGAAGATGTTAATCTAAAAGCTATGGTTACATTACGAGAGGCCTTTAAAATAGGAGTTGGTTTATCTGATCATACATTAGGATTTGAAAGTGCGGTAGCTGCTACTACTTTGGGAGCAGAATTTATAGAGAAACACATAACATTAGATAAAAAAATGCAAGGACCAGATCATAAAGCATCTATGACATCAGAAGAATTTAAAGAATATATTACTCATGTTAGAAATACAGAAAGATTATTAGGAGATGGAATTAAAAAGCCAACAAATAAAGAGAAAATTATTATGAATGATGCTAGAAGGAGTATATTAGCTTCTAGGAATTTAAAAAAGGGGACAATTATAGAAAAAGATATGATTGTTTACAAAAGACCTGGTTATGGAATAAAGCCAGAACTTTCTTATATATTAATTGGTAGAGAGTTAAAAAGAGATTTATTAAAAGATGAAGTAATAAGATGGGAGGATGTGTAA
- a CDS encoding nucleotidyltransferase family protein produces the protein MNISSLLVNRDISIKKGIDILDKNGKKIIIVIEDKKLKGVVTDGDIRRWILKNGNISESICNIMNKSPKYLLETERDNVKQIMKQFKIEAVPIVNEEIEVVDVVFWNDVYQNQCNYFETSNVPIVIMAGGKGTRLQPYTKIIPKMLVPIGEIPIIERIINNFVNLNFNDFYVTINYKKDIIKAYFNKETSYNISFVEEDIPLGTAGSLTLLKENIKNTFFVSNCDILVDANYSDILKFHKKCQNKITIVTALKNYIIPYGVFNLNDDGSIESLDEKPSYEFLVNTGMYILEREVLDYIEENKYLDMTDIIYKLLKNKERVGMYPVTQGAWLDMGEFESMKNMIDKLV, from the coding sequence ATGAATATAAGTAGTCTTTTAGTAAATAGAGATATATCAATAAAAAAAGGAATTGATATATTAGATAAAAATGGTAAAAAAATCATAATTGTTATTGAAGATAAAAAACTTAAGGGTGTAGTTACAGATGGTGATATAAGAAGATGGATATTAAAAAATGGCAATATATCAGAATCAATATGCAATATAATGAATAAATCACCAAAATATTTATTAGAGACGGAAAGAGATAATGTTAAGCAAATAATGAAACAATTTAAAATTGAGGCTGTACCAATAGTGAATGAAGAGATTGAAGTTGTTGATGTAGTATTTTGGAATGATGTTTATCAAAATCAATGTAATTACTTTGAAACAAGCAATGTTCCAATTGTCATTATGGCAGGCGGAAAAGGTACTAGGTTGCAACCATATACCAAAATTATTCCAAAGATGTTAGTTCCAATAGGTGAGATTCCTATTATTGAAAGAATAATAAATAATTTTGTTAATTTAAATTTTAATGATTTCTATGTAACTATAAATTATAAAAAGGATATTATTAAAGCATATTTTAATAAAGAAACTTCTTATAATATATCCTTTGTTGAAGAAGATATTCCTTTAGGTACAGCGGGCAGTTTGACATTGTTAAAAGAAAATATAAAGAATACCTTTTTTGTAAGCAATTGCGATATATTAGTTGATGCAAATTATTCAGATATATTAAAATTTCATAAAAAGTGCCAGAATAAAATAACTATAGTTACGGCTCTAAAAAACTATATTATACCTTATGGGGTATTTAATTTAAATGATGATGGGAGTATTGAGTCTTTGGATGAAAAACCTAGTTATGAGTTCTTAGTGAATACAGGAATGTATATATTAGAACGTGAAGTTTTAGATTATATAGAAGAAAATAAATATTTAGATATGACTGATATTATATATAAACTTCTAAAAAATAAAGAAAGAGTTGGAATGTATCCTGTAACTCAAGGTGCGTGGCTTGATATGGGAGAATTTGAATCTATGAAAAATATGATTGATAAACTAGTGTGA
- a CDS encoding radical SAM protein has translation MYNYPLYRPPSESNSLIIQSTLGCSHNKCSFCNMYKSKIFTIKSLEEIKKEIDYFRTIYKYVEKIFLADGDALIIPIGDLKFILKYIKKVFPECTRVTMYGSPKSILLKSIEELEELKKLGLYMIYMGIESGDDEVLLDINKGVSNKELIKATKKVKESKILLSVTVIAGISGKEKSINHAINTGKMISKMEPDYLGVLTLMLEKGTDLYNKMLNKEFNILNDKDILDEIKLLIENIDVSNHVVFRCNHASNYISLKGTLPIDKQRLLNEILYYQNTNNLKQEEFRRL, from the coding sequence ATGTATAATTATCCATTATATAGACCACCAAGTGAAAGTAATAGTCTTATAATACAATCTACCTTAGGATGCTCTCATAATAAATGTAGTTTTTGTAATATGTACAAATCTAAGATATTTACAATTAAGTCTTTAGAAGAAATAAAAAAAGAAATAGATTATTTTAGAACAATATATAAATATGTAGAAAAAATATTTTTAGCTGATGGTGATGCTTTAATTATACCAATAGGTGATTTAAAGTTCATATTAAAGTATATTAAAAAAGTATTTCCTGAATGTACTAGGGTAACAATGTATGGTTCTCCGAAATCAATTTTATTAAAAAGTATTGAAGAATTAGAAGAGCTAAAAAAATTAGGATTATATATGATTTATATGGGCATTGAAAGTGGAGATGATGAGGTTTTACTTGATATAAATAAAGGTGTTAGTAATAAAGAATTAATAAAGGCTACTAAAAAAGTAAAGGAATCAAAAATATTACTATCAGTAACTGTAATAGCAGGCATTAGTGGTAAAGAAAAGAGCATAAATCATGCTATAAATACTGGTAAAATGATAAGCAAAATGGAACCTGATTATTTAGGTGTACTTACTCTTATGCTAGAAAAGGGAACTGATCTATACAATAAAATGTTAAATAAGGAATTTAATATTTTGAATGATAAAGATATATTAGATGAAATAAAATTGTTAATAGAAAATATAGATGTAAGTAATCACGTTGTATTTAGATGTAATCATGCATCAAACTATATTTCATTAAAAGGAACATTGCCTATAGATAAACAAAGATTATTAAATGAAATTTTGTATTATCAAAATACAAATAACTTAAAACAAGAAGAATTTAGAAGATTATGA
- a CDS encoding DMT family transporter, producing the protein MYNLLSLLIGVLIAFMIVCNGELSAGVGNYSSLVIIHILGYLALVIIMLYKKIKIPFKMHLPLYLYSAGALSIFTILFNNITFSIIGVSLPVALGLLGQTLTSMVFDQYGLLGMQKIKFNKKKLIGITIITIGVCIMTFF; encoded by the coding sequence ATGTATAATTTATTATCTTTATTAATCGGTGTACTTATTGCATTTATGATTGTTTGTAATGGAGAGTTATCTGCTGGTGTTGGGAATTATTCTTCATTAGTAATAATTCATATTTTAGGTTATTTGGCTCTAGTTATAATTATGCTTTATAAAAAAATAAAAATTCCATTTAAAATGCACTTACCATTATATCTTTATAGTGCAGGTGCTCTTAGTATTTTTACAATACTATTTAACAATATAACATTTTCTATTATTGGAGTATCGTTGCCTGTTGCATTAGGACTTTTAGGGCAAACATTAACCTCAATGGTATTTGATCAATATGGACTATTAGGAATGCAAAAAATTAAATTTAATAAGAAGAAGTTAATAGGCATTACAATAATAACAATTGGTGTCTGTATTATGACTTTCTTTTAA
- the neuC gene encoding UDP-N-acetylglucosamine 2-epimerase, whose translation MKKILAITGIRSDYDLMSNLFKKIDSDDYFELKLLVCGAHLSMTYGNTVDLIEKDNLDVLIKIESLIDSDTKSSRLKTASIMLQNSIDIVNSYDPDLIIYAGDREEVLIGSMLGAFLEIPTAHFFGGDYTKSGLVDNGLRSAASKLSSIHFVSTYEHKKRVMNIGESEHRIFQIGSPALDKFKTEQVQTMNTIYKRLNIEPFNSFALVIYHPLDEKSYVTFNNILKCLKERKIKAFISYPNTDSGNKEIINVIEKYDNDKDFYFYKNLDRNTFINIYRNASFQIGNSSAGIVEAACVGIPVINIGARQDGRAANENVIFVGDEYSEVKNGIEKALDKDFINKCKNIKNIYGDSNSSEKAYEILKKLEYKDYLLKLEDPNEM comes from the coding sequence TTGAAAAAAATATTGGCTATTACAGGAATAAGATCTGATTATGATTTAATGAGCAACTTATTTAAAAAAATAGATTCTGATGATTATTTTGAATTAAAACTTTTAGTCTGTGGTGCACATTTATCAATGACTTATGGAAATACAGTAGATTTGATTGAAAAGGATAATCTAGATGTATTAATAAAGATAGAAAGTTTAATAGATTCAGATACTAAAAGTTCTAGACTTAAGACAGCATCTATTATGTTACAAAATTCAATTGATATAGTGAATAGTTATGATCCGGATTTAATAATTTATGCAGGCGATAGAGAAGAAGTATTGATTGGATCAATGCTTGGAGCTTTTTTAGAAATTCCAACAGCTCATTTTTTTGGTGGGGATTATACAAAGAGTGGACTAGTTGATAATGGCCTTAGAAGTGCTGCATCTAAATTATCATCAATTCATTTTGTATCTACTTATGAACATAAAAAGAGAGTAATGAATATAGGAGAATCAGAGCATAGAATTTTTCAAATAGGAAGCCCTGCATTAGATAAATTTAAAACAGAACAAGTTCAAACGATGAACACAATTTACAAAAGACTTAATATTGAACCTTTTAATAGCTTTGCTTTAGTAATATACCATCCATTAGATGAAAAGTCTTATGTAACATTTAATAATATTTTAAAATGTCTTAAAGAGCGAAAAATAAAAGCGTTTATAAGTTATCCTAATACTGATTCTGGAAATAAGGAAATTATTAATGTAATAGAAAAATATGATAATGATAAAGATTTTTATTTCTATAAAAATTTAGATAGAAATACTTTCATAAATATATATAGAAATGCATCTTTTCAAATAGGAAATTCTAGTGCAGGTATAGTAGAAGCAGCATGTGTTGGAATTCCAGTAATTAATATAGGAGCAAGACAAGACGGGCGAGCTGCAAATGAAAATGTGATTTTCGTTGGTGATGAATATAGTGAAGTAAAAAATGGAATAGAAAAAGCTTTAGATAAAGATTTTATAAATAAGTGTAAAAATATAAAAAATATTTATGGAGATTCAAACAGTTCAGAAAAAGCATATGAAATTCTTAAGAAATTAGAATATAAAGATTATTTATTGAAATTGGAGGATCCAAATGAAATGTAA